One Streptomyces formicae genomic window, CGCGCGGCGAGTGGCCCGAGGTGATGTCCATCGAACGCAGGTCGTTGTGCGTCCAGTTGCCCGCGATGGTCGGGCCGCCGCTGGTCGGCCCCATGTTCTTGTTCTCGGAGTCGACCACGGTCACGCTCTGGCTCATGACCGCGCCCTCGGCGGACTTGACGCCCTCGGCCTTCCTCGCCTCCTGGACGACGGAGGCGGGCATCGACTCGGGCTTGCCGCTGCGGGGCGCATCGCCCGCGTCCTCGGCGGACTTGGGGGTGACGGTGACGTCGGCGGAGGTCGCCGCGAAGAGCTTGTCGAAGGTGGTGCTCATGGTGTCGGAGAAGACGAGCGTGCCGCACACGAACGCCACCGAGAGGACCACGGCCACGGCGGAGAGCGCCATGCGGCCCTTGTGCGCGAAGAAGTTGCGCATCGAGGTCTTGAGGACGGTCATGACGTGCGCCCCCGCGCGTCGAAGGACTTCATGCGGTCGAGGACCTGGTCGGCGGTGGGGTGGTGCATCTCGTCGACGATCCGGCCGTCGGCGAGGTACAGGACGCGGTCCGCGTACGAGGCGGCGACCGGGTCGTGCGTGACCATCACGATGGTCTGGCCGAGCTCGGTCACCGAGCGGCGCAGGAAGCCCAACACCTCCGCGCCCGCACGGGAGTCGAGGTTTCCTGTCGGCTCGTCACCGAAGATGATCTCGGGCCGGGACGCGAGCGCGCGGGCCACGGCGACGCGCTGCTGCTGACCGCCGGAGAGCTCGGTGGGGCGGTGCTTGAGGCGTCCCGCGAGGCCCACGGTCTCCACGACCTGGTCCAGCCAGGCGCGGTCGGGCTTGCGGCCCGCTATGTCCATCGGGAGCGTGATGTTCTCGATGGCGTTCAGGGTGGGGAGGAGGTTGAACGCCTGGAAGATGAAGCCGATCCGGTCCCTGCGGAGCCGGGTGAGCTTCTTGTCCTTGAGGCCGGTGATCTCGGTCTCGTCGAGGTAGATCTGCCCGGCGCTGACCGTGTCGAGGCCCGCGAGGCAGTGCATCAGGGTCGACTTGCCGGAGCCCGAGGGGCCCATGATGGCGGTGAACTGCCCCCGGGCGATGTCCACGTCGATGTGGTCGAGCGCGACGACCCGGGTCTCCCCCGAGCCGTACGCCTTCACGACCTGGCGTGCCCGTGCCGCCACGGCCGTACGCCCGCCAGTGCCCCCGTGCCTGGGTGTGGTTACAGCCGTTGTCACGGTACGTCTCCTATGTTGGTCATGTGCGGTTCACATGAGTGCGCTTCGCGCTTCAGTCTGGTCTCGTGAGGGGGCCCGGCGCGCTGGTGCAGAGCGCAGTCTTCTCGTGGGGAAAACCCCACCCCCGTCGTGTGGCTCGACCTCCCGCCGGCGCGGCGGGTCGTCGTAAAGACCATCTAAGAACGGGCCCGTGGCCTTCTCATCCTCCAGCGGGACGAAGGGCCCCCGGTCCGTAGTACGGAGGTTCCCCTAGGGGATCTCCACCTCCCGGTGGAGCGCTTCTCAGGGTTGCTCCACCCTCGTGCCGACCGGACCACGCCCCACCTGCCGCGATTCCGTCCACCCACCCGTGCGCCCCTCCCCCCACCGGGCCCCGGGTGAGATGGTGGCCCGCAGCAACCGGTGCTGGGGGAAGGGATCTTCGTGGACTCGCAGGACGCGATACGGGGCCGGGGCGAGGCGATGCGGGGCGGAGGCGACGCGCTACGCGGCCGGGGCAAGGTCGTCGCCGCGCTCATGCTCGCCATGGCGCTCGCCGCCCTGGACGCCACGATCGTGTCGACCGCGGTACCGCAGATCGTCGGCGACCTCGGCGGCTTCTCCGTCTTCTCCTGGCTCTTCTCCGGCTATCTGCTCGCCGTCACGGTCAGCCTGCCCGTCTACGGCAAGCTCTCCGACACCTTCGGCCGCAAGCCGGTGCTCATCGCGGGCAGCATCCTCTTCCTCGTCGGCTCCGTGCTCTGCGCGAGCGCGTGGAACATGGGCGCCCTCATCGCCTTCCGCATCGTCCAGGGCCTGGGCGGCGGCGCCCTGCAAGGCACCGTCCAGACGCTCGCCGCCGACCTCTACCCGCTGGAGCAGCGCCCCAAGATCCAGGCGAAGCTGTCCACGGTGTGGGCGGTCGCGGCGGTCGCGGGTCCGGCCATCGGCGGCCTGATCGCCTCGTACGCGGACTGGCGGTGGATCTTCCTGATCAACCTGCCGGTCGGGGCCGTCGCGCTCTGGCTGATCGTGCGCCATCTGCACGAGCCCGCACGGGCCGCCGCGCCCCGGCCGAACATCGACTGGGCGGGCGCCCTCGCCGTCTTCGCCTGCGGCGGGGTCCTGCTCACCGCGCTCGTCCAGGGCGGGGTGGCCTGGCCCTGGCTCTCGGCGCCCTCGCTGGCCCTGTTCGGCACCGGCGCCGTCCTCGTCGCCGTCGTCGTGGCGATCGAGCGGCGCGCGAAGGAGCCGATCATCCCCGGCTGGGTGTGGCGGCGGCGCACCATCGCCGCGGTCAACCTGGCACTCGGCGCGCTGGGCCTGCTGATGGTCGCGCCGACCGTGTTCCTGCCGACGTACGCGCAGTCCGTGCTCCAACTGGCGCCGGTGGCCGCCGGGTTCGTGCTCTCCGTGATGACCCTGAGCTGGCCGGTGTCGGCCGCCCTGAGCCAGCACGTGTACCGCAGGATCGGCTTCCGCGACACCGCCGTCGTCGGCATCTCGGCGGCGGGCCTGATCCTGCTCGCCTTCCCGCTGCTCCCCTACCCCGGCACGGCCTGGCAACCTGCCCTGATCATGCTCCTGTTGGGCGCGGCGCTCGGCCTCTTCCAGCTCCCGCTGATCGTGGGCGTCCAGTCCACCGTCGGCTGGGCCGAGCGCGGCACGGCCACCGCTTCCGTGCTGTTCTGCCGACAGATCGGCCAGACCCTGGGCGCGGCCCTGTTCGGGGCGGTGGCCAACGGCGTGCTCGCCGCGCGCCTGGGCGGTGCGGGCTCGCTCGACTCGGTGGCCCGCTCCCTGGACGACCCGGGCTCGGTGGCCGATCCGGAACGGCTGCGGCGGGCCGTGGACGCGGCGGTCGACGCGGTCTACGTGGGCGCGGGATGCGCGGCTGGACTGGCCCTGCTCGCGCTCCTGTTCGTGGCGCCGCGGCGCTTCCCGGTCCTCCAGGAGAAGCAACTGGAATCCCAGCGGGAACAGTTGTCCCCCACGCAACAGGCCGACTGATCGGTTTGCCGAAAACCCCGCACACCTCGCCTACTTGCGAGTAACGTCTCGGCTCCCCTCGCTCCCTGCGGTCCGCACCACCGGACCGGAAGCCGCGCAAGGAGAACCGGGATGGCCCACCCTCCGCACGACGCCTCTCCCCCACCCCAGCCACACCCCTCGCATCAGCCACACCCTCCACACCTGCCGCA contains:
- a CDS encoding ABC transporter ATP-binding protein gives rise to the protein MTTAVTTPRHGGTGGRTAVAARARQVVKAYGSGETRVVALDHIDVDIARGQFTAIMGPSGSGKSTLMHCLAGLDTVSAGQIYLDETEITGLKDKKLTRLRRDRIGFIFQAFNLLPTLNAIENITLPMDIAGRKPDRAWLDQVVETVGLAGRLKHRPTELSGGQQQRVAVARALASRPEIIFGDEPTGNLDSRAGAEVLGFLRRSVTELGQTIVMVTHDPVAASYADRVLYLADGRIVDEMHHPTADQVLDRMKSFDARGRTS
- a CDS encoding MFS transporter, with translation MRGGGDALRGRGKVVAALMLAMALAALDATIVSTAVPQIVGDLGGFSVFSWLFSGYLLAVTVSLPVYGKLSDTFGRKPVLIAGSILFLVGSVLCASAWNMGALIAFRIVQGLGGGALQGTVQTLAADLYPLEQRPKIQAKLSTVWAVAAVAGPAIGGLIASYADWRWIFLINLPVGAVALWLIVRHLHEPARAAAPRPNIDWAGALAVFACGGVLLTALVQGGVAWPWLSAPSLALFGTGAVLVAVVVAIERRAKEPIIPGWVWRRRTIAAVNLALGALGLLMVAPTVFLPTYAQSVLQLAPVAAGFVLSVMTLSWPVSAALSQHVYRRIGFRDTAVVGISAAGLILLAFPLLPYPGTAWQPALIMLLLGAALGLFQLPLIVGVQSTVGWAERGTATASVLFCRQIGQTLGAALFGAVANGVLAARLGGAGSLDSVARSLDDPGSVADPERLRRAVDAAVDAVYVGAGCAAGLALLALLFVAPRRFPVLQEKQLESQREQLSPTQQAD